A stretch of the Microcoleus sp. FACHB-672 genome encodes the following:
- a CDS encoding ribulose bisphosphate carboxylase small subunit codes for MKTLPKERRYETLSYLPPLSDAQIAKQIQYILDQGYIPAIEFNEVSEPTTFYWTLWKLPLFNARSVQEVLSEVQGCRSEYSNCFVRVVGFDNIKQCQVLSFIVHKPNTRGY; via the coding sequence TACGAGACCCTTTCCTATCTGCCGCCACTCAGCGACGCGCAGATTGCCAAACAAATTCAGTACATCCTCGATCAAGGTTATATTCCTGCCATCGAGTTCAATGAAGTGTCTGAACCGACCACATTTTACTGGACACTGTGGAAGTTGCCTTTGTTCAACGCCAGAAGCGTCCAAGAAGTTCTCAGTGAAGTTCAAGGCTGCCGGTCTGAATACTCCAATTGCTTCGTGCGCGTTGTCGGCTTTGACAACATCAAGCAGTGCCAAGTGCTCAGCTTTATCGTACACAAGCCGAACACCAGAGGCTACTAG